Proteins from one Microbacterium proteolyticum genomic window:
- a CDS encoding shikimate dehydrogenase family protein, whose translation MTAIFTFVGVSTQQSAIRRIYPRWMTELGVDARLVGVDLPLDAPREQYRRVVERIADDPDRIGGLVTTHKLNILAASADLFDELDASAALLHEVSCIAKRGGRLVGAALDDRTSMLALDRLRPPTEWRGAQLVLLGAGGASTATTLGLHAAQRAGRGVPSHVHVTARSRDRLDEMAALHETIGFGIPTTFSVTTSVDQAAAVVAGSGERSVVVNATGMGKDRPGSPLPDDVRFPPGSLAWDMNYRGERRFLAQAAAAGAGVVDGWDYFVYSWTKVVSEVHGIGIPPTGPLFDRLSEIAREEQG comes from the coding sequence GTGACCGCGATCTTCACCTTCGTCGGGGTTTCGACGCAGCAGTCCGCCATCCGGCGCATCTACCCGCGATGGATGACCGAGCTCGGCGTCGACGCCCGACTGGTCGGGGTGGATCTGCCGCTCGACGCCCCGCGTGAGCAGTACCGCCGGGTCGTCGAGCGCATCGCCGACGACCCCGACCGCATCGGGGGCCTGGTCACGACGCACAAGTTGAACATCCTGGCCGCCTCCGCCGATCTCTTCGACGAGCTCGACGCGTCGGCAGCGCTCCTGCACGAGGTGAGCTGCATTGCGAAGCGCGGCGGCCGTCTGGTCGGCGCGGCGCTCGACGACCGCACCAGCATGCTGGCCCTCGACCGCCTCCGCCCGCCGACCGAGTGGCGGGGCGCCCAGCTCGTGCTGCTCGGAGCGGGAGGCGCCTCCACCGCGACCACCCTCGGCCTGCACGCCGCCCAGCGCGCGGGTCGCGGGGTTCCGTCGCACGTGCACGTCACGGCGCGCTCCCGCGACCGGCTCGACGAGATGGCGGCTCTGCACGAGACGATCGGATTCGGCATCCCGACGACGTTCTCGGTCACGACCAGCGTCGATCAGGCGGCGGCGGTCGTCGCCGGCAGCGGCGAGCGCTCCGTGGTCGTGAACGCGACGGGGATGGGCAAGGACCGCCCCGGCTCGCCGCTCCCCGACGACGTGAGGTTCCCGCCGGGCTCGCTCGCGTGGGACATGAACTACCGCGGCGAGCGCCGCTTCCTCGCGCAGGCCGCAGCCGCGGGTGCCGGGGTCGTCGACGGCTGGGACTACTTCGTGTACTCGTGGACGAAGGTCGTGTCAGAGGTGCACGGGATCGGCATCCCGCCGACGGGCCCGCTCTTCGACCGGCTTTCCGAGATCGCCCGGGAGGAACAGGGCTGA
- a CDS encoding restriction endonuclease, giving the protein MGTTEPRAWLVRGSKNYAFDSWMLENGYTAVDFSEVGDLSVATDLPAMRALLSPTMPDKNEKAVGNYAAQLNAFANRMSVGDIVVLPLKNVGRLAFGVVTGPYRYLTGTGVLNHVRPVDWKRPDVARSAINQDLLYSLGAFSTVVQISRNDAAYRLGRVLQGAETDPGARAGVPLVSSKTDHDVVDTDEAIASDGQDIIRYSRDRILTLIKEKFAGHALQDLVAEILRAEGMTCKVPPKGADGGIDIIAGSGVLGISAPTIIVQVKSQTSRVGSEVLDQLGGVVGQHQADHGLLVAMGGLTGPAQAKVDAQRLRVAAWDAEEVIDRLLKHYDVMPEAIKAIIPLRRSWVIDESTTR; this is encoded by the coding sequence ATGGGGACGACGGAGCCGAGGGCCTGGCTTGTTCGAGGATCGAAGAACTACGCATTCGACAGCTGGATGCTCGAGAACGGCTACACCGCAGTCGACTTCAGCGAGGTTGGCGATCTGTCTGTAGCGACGGACCTGCCCGCCATGCGAGCCCTGCTCTCCCCGACGATGCCCGACAAGAACGAGAAAGCTGTCGGCAACTACGCGGCACAGCTCAACGCCTTCGCGAATCGCATGTCGGTCGGCGACATCGTCGTTCTTCCGCTCAAGAATGTCGGTCGTCTCGCATTCGGCGTGGTGACTGGGCCCTATCGATACCTAACCGGGACAGGTGTCCTGAACCATGTCCGGCCCGTCGACTGGAAACGTCCCGACGTGGCCCGATCAGCCATCAATCAGGATTTGCTCTACTCCCTGGGCGCGTTCAGCACGGTCGTGCAGATCAGTCGAAACGACGCCGCGTACCGACTCGGAAGGGTGCTCCAGGGGGCTGAAACTGACCCTGGCGCGCGAGCGGGCGTCCCCCTGGTGTCGTCGAAGACGGACCACGACGTCGTCGATACGGACGAAGCGATCGCGAGCGACGGCCAGGACATCATCCGTTACTCGCGGGACCGCATCCTCACCCTGATCAAAGAGAAGTTCGCGGGGCATGCGCTGCAGGATCTCGTGGCCGAGATTCTCCGAGCGGAAGGGATGACCTGCAAGGTTCCGCCTAAGGGGGCAGACGGCGGCATCGATATCATCGCCGGCTCGGGAGTCCTCGGTATCTCGGCCCCCACGATCATCGTGCAGGTGAAGTCGCAGACCAGCCGTGTCGGATCCGAGGTTCTCGATCAGCTCGGAGGCGTCGTCGGTCAGCATCAGGCGGACCACGGGCTTCTGGTCGCGATGGGTGGTCTTACGGGACCCGCACAGGCCAAGGTAGATGCGCAACGTCTTCGGGTTGCCGCCTGGGATGCAGAAGAGGTTATCGACCGCCTGCTGAAGCACTACGACGTCATGCCCGAGGCGATCAAGGCGATCATCCCGCTTCGTCGCTCTTGGGTGATCGACGAGAGCACGACCCGCTGA
- a CDS encoding helix-turn-helix transcriptional regulator, protein MVTALAAGRARSDIDVLSRAGLPLPEFMAESASALLAVVPYIAGCFSSTDPATSMIASTLKLGDLDGKNFADVAWARIEYGGQPDPTRYDAIASAGQVAVGIHEATDGQVERLERMADLVLPRFGYVDEARVVFADRAGVWGSLSVLRGSDDAVFTAQELAFLVSVAPALTRGIRTGLLTQLAHRPAVPASGPAVIIIDASDRVVQSSPGAQERLAQLAVPGADPLTYIQALVSGARRFAAGDLPRMPRIRTRTADGVWLVLHAAPLGGLGDRAGDVVVTIEEARPQEVIDIVAAAFALTLREREVVGAVLRGADTKEIAASMHVSPYTVQDHLKSIFEKASVTSRRELVARVYFDQYLPRAGSDLGADGWFAGV, encoded by the coding sequence ATGGTCACCGCCCTGGCCGCCGGACGCGCGCGCAGCGACATCGATGTGCTGTCGCGCGCCGGTCTGCCGCTGCCCGAGTTCATGGCGGAGTCGGCGAGCGCTCTCCTGGCCGTGGTGCCGTACATCGCCGGGTGTTTCTCGAGCACCGATCCGGCGACGTCGATGATCGCGAGCACCCTGAAACTCGGCGATCTCGATGGCAAGAACTTCGCCGATGTCGCCTGGGCGCGCATCGAGTACGGCGGACAGCCCGACCCGACGCGGTACGACGCGATCGCCTCGGCGGGGCAGGTGGCCGTCGGCATCCACGAGGCCACCGACGGGCAGGTCGAGCGTCTCGAGCGCATGGCCGACCTGGTGCTGCCCCGGTTCGGGTACGTCGATGAGGCGCGCGTGGTGTTCGCGGATCGCGCCGGGGTGTGGGGGTCGCTGTCGGTGCTCCGCGGCTCCGACGACGCGGTGTTCACCGCGCAGGAGCTCGCGTTCCTGGTCAGCGTCGCGCCGGCGCTGACGCGGGGGATCCGCACCGGACTCCTCACCCAGCTGGCCCACCGCCCGGCCGTGCCCGCGTCGGGTCCGGCGGTTATCATCATCGACGCGTCTGATCGGGTCGTGCAGTCGAGCCCCGGTGCGCAGGAGCGCCTCGCGCAGCTGGCCGTGCCCGGCGCTGACCCCCTCACCTACATCCAGGCGCTCGTCAGCGGTGCACGCCGGTTCGCCGCCGGAGACCTCCCTCGGATGCCGCGGATCCGCACGCGCACAGCCGACGGCGTGTGGCTGGTGCTGCACGCCGCGCCGCTCGGCGGTCTCGGCGACCGCGCCGGCGACGTCGTGGTCACGATCGAAGAGGCGCGGCCGCAGGAGGTCATCGACATCGTCGCCGCGGCGTTCGCGCTGACCCTCCGCGAGCGCGAGGTGGTCGGTGCCGTCCTGCGCGGCGCCGACACCAAAGAGATCGCCGCGTCGATGCACGTCTCGCCGTACACCGTGCAGGACCACCTCAAGTCGATCTTCGAGAAGGCCAGCGTCACCAGCCGCCGCGAGCTGGTCGCGCGGGTGTACTTCGACCAGTACCTTCCGCGGGCCGGATCGGACCTCGGCGCCGACGGGTGGTTCGCGGGGGTGTGA
- a CDS encoding restriction endonuclease subunit S, whose product MSRIDELLAELAPKGVEFKPVGEVTAKSSNIKWVNAGDDDFQYIDLSSVDRVTRRIGETASINASNAPSRAQQIVHTGDVIFATTRPAQMRWAVIPAEYDGQIASTGYCVLRPDTSVVLTNFLAHVLGADAFRQYVEANQVAGNYPSIPDNRVRAYLIPVPPLEVQREIVRVLDQFTQLEAELEAELESRRRQYEHYRTRAFEFSADIDIRWSTLGEISTRVSSGATPKAGAPEYYDGGTIPWLRTGEVTFGEIWDTEMKVTDRALKETGASWIKENCVIVAISGATAARSAINKIPLTTNQHCCNLQIDELQANYRYVFYWVSSKYEELKALGRGARSDLNAKLIKDFPIPVPSLNEQRRVVSLLDKFDALVNNLSVGLPAELAARRKQYEYYRDKLLTFEEAAA is encoded by the coding sequence GTGAGCCGCATCGACGAACTGCTCGCGGAACTCGCGCCAAAGGGCGTCGAGTTCAAGCCTGTCGGCGAAGTAACGGCAAAAAGCTCCAACATCAAATGGGTCAACGCGGGTGACGACGATTTCCAGTACATCGATCTAAGTTCCGTGGACCGCGTGACACGCAGGATTGGTGAGACAGCATCCATCAACGCAAGCAACGCTCCAAGTCGCGCGCAACAGATTGTTCACACAGGCGATGTGATCTTCGCGACCACACGCCCCGCGCAAATGCGATGGGCAGTGATCCCGGCCGAGTATGACGGACAGATCGCCAGCACGGGCTACTGTGTGCTTCGACCAGACACCTCCGTCGTTCTCACGAACTTCTTGGCTCACGTTCTTGGTGCCGACGCGTTCCGTCAATACGTTGAGGCAAATCAGGTCGCGGGAAATTATCCCTCAATCCCCGACAATCGGGTCCGGGCTTACTTAATCCCTGTGCCGCCTCTCGAGGTGCAGCGGGAGATCGTGCGAGTATTGGATCAGTTCACTCAGCTGGAAGCGGAGCTGGAAGCGGAGCTGGAATCTCGACGCCGCCAGTACGAGCACTACCGCACAAGGGCTTTTGAGTTCTCGGCTGATATTGATATTCGCTGGTCGACGCTTGGGGAAATATCGACCCGTGTGTCTTCGGGTGCGACCCCGAAGGCCGGCGCACCTGAATACTACGACGGCGGGACGATTCCGTGGCTTCGCACCGGTGAAGTGACGTTCGGTGAGATTTGGGATACCGAGATGAAGGTCACTGATCGTGCGCTTAAGGAGACTGGCGCTTCATGGATCAAAGAGAATTGCGTCATCGTCGCAATCTCAGGGGCTACGGCCGCTCGGTCAGCGATCAATAAGATTCCGTTGACGACGAATCAGCACTGCTGCAATTTGCAGATCGATGAACTACAAGCAAACTATCGGTATGTGTTCTATTGGGTTAGCTCGAAGTATGAAGAGCTCAAGGCCCTTGGTCGTGGTGCTCGGTCAGACTTGAATGCGAAGCTGATCAAAGACTTTCCTATCCCCGTGCCTTCCCTCAATGAGCAGCGCCGCGTTGTCTCGCTCCTCGACAAGTTTGATGCGCTTGTCAACAACTTGAGCGTCGGCCTCCCCGCCGAGCTTGCTGCGCGTCGTAAGCAGTACGAGTACTACCGCGACAAGCTGCTCACCTTCGAGGAGGCTGCGGCATGA
- a CDS encoding dihydrofolate reductase family protein, which yields MPQPLRYGINVSLDGCVHHEAGLPPDEESMAVWTDELRRSDTLLYGRVTYELMEGAWRRPASGRWPDWMDDSEVAFAEVMDPMRKVVASTALDAVDWNAELLSGDLVDGVRRLKEQPGRGISLGGVRLPVALAAAGLIDEYTFVVHPVIAGRGPRLLDGVELTLELIERREFGSGVTVQRYRPAPAAGGDPR from the coding sequence ATGCCCCAACCCCTCCGCTATGGCATCAACGTCTCCCTCGACGGGTGCGTCCACCATGAGGCCGGCCTCCCGCCCGACGAAGAGTCGATGGCGGTCTGGACCGACGAGCTGCGCCGCTCCGACACGCTCCTCTACGGTCGCGTCACGTACGAGCTGATGGAGGGCGCGTGGCGGCGACCCGCGTCCGGACGGTGGCCCGACTGGATGGATGACAGCGAGGTCGCGTTCGCGGAGGTGATGGATCCGATGCGGAAGGTCGTGGCATCCACCGCCCTCGACGCCGTGGACTGGAACGCCGAACTCCTCAGCGGCGATCTCGTCGACGGGGTGCGGCGGCTCAAGGAGCAGCCGGGGCGGGGGATCTCGCTCGGCGGGGTGCGGCTGCCAGTGGCGCTCGCCGCGGCGGGGCTCATCGACGAGTACACGTTTGTCGTGCATCCGGTGATCGCCGGTCGCGGGCCGCGGCTCCTCGACGGTGTGGAGCTGACGCTCGAGCTGATCGAGCGGCGGGAGTTCGGGTCGGGTGTCACGGTGCAGCGGTACCGGCCGGCGCCTGCCGCGGGGGGAGATCCGCGCTGA
- a CDS encoding FAD-binding oxidoreductase codes for MSSTTEATLDERAAKLRDALGSRVILAGDPDYDVVRTPWNVAVDQRPFAVVTPESAEEVVAAVHAATAVGLRVAPQSTGHGAAALADTDLSDAVLVRLTRLRGVTVHPEAEAAIVLGGSHWNDVLAAAAPHGLTAPHGSAGDVSVAGYSLNGGVSFYSRAHGLAVNAVRSVQIVTADGALVRASAHQNADLFWAVRGGSGAFGIVVSLEIELLPYADVFAGMLLWDAEHTAAVSQAWAEWTASVPESVTSSLRVLHLPPLPELPPFLSGRSIVVIDGAVLESDARAEELLRPLRDLGPEVDTFARIPVAGLVHVHMDPPQPTPAATRHRVLDALPAEAVAAFVAASTDPGLFVAELRHVGGAIARPVPGGGAVSAFAGEYIVHGIAVVPVPEAAVPARGAVTAFVDAFEPWTGDALALTFLDGGVDREAGFGAALERLRALKEHWDPQDVFAAGNPVA; via the coding sequence ATGTCATCCACCACCGAAGCCACCCTCGACGAACGCGCCGCGAAACTCCGCGACGCGCTCGGATCCCGCGTCATCCTCGCCGGCGACCCCGACTACGACGTCGTCCGCACTCCGTGGAACGTCGCCGTCGACCAGCGCCCGTTCGCGGTCGTCACCCCCGAGTCCGCCGAAGAGGTCGTCGCGGCGGTCCACGCGGCCACCGCCGTCGGCCTGCGCGTCGCGCCCCAGTCGACCGGACACGGCGCCGCCGCGCTCGCCGACACCGACCTCTCGGATGCCGTGCTCGTGCGCCTCACCCGCCTGCGCGGTGTGACCGTCCACCCCGAGGCGGAGGCGGCCATCGTGCTCGGCGGTTCGCACTGGAACGACGTCCTGGCCGCGGCCGCCCCGCACGGCCTCACCGCTCCGCACGGCAGCGCCGGGGATGTGTCGGTCGCGGGCTACTCGCTCAACGGCGGGGTCTCGTTCTACTCCCGCGCGCACGGCCTCGCCGTCAACGCGGTGCGATCCGTGCAGATCGTGACCGCCGACGGCGCGCTGGTCCGCGCGAGCGCGCACCAGAACGCCGACCTGTTCTGGGCGGTCCGCGGCGGCTCCGGTGCCTTCGGCATCGTCGTCTCGCTCGAGATCGAGCTGCTGCCCTACGCCGACGTGTTCGCCGGAATGCTGCTGTGGGATGCCGAGCACACCGCGGCCGTGAGCCAGGCGTGGGCGGAGTGGACGGCATCCGTGCCCGAATCCGTCACCTCGTCGCTGCGGGTGCTGCACCTGCCACCGCTGCCCGAGTTGCCGCCGTTCCTCTCGGGGCGCTCGATCGTGGTGATCGATGGAGCCGTGCTGGAGTCGGACGCGCGGGCCGAAGAACTGCTGCGGCCCCTGCGCGATCTCGGCCCCGAGGTCGACACGTTCGCTCGCATCCCCGTGGCCGGGCTCGTGCACGTGCACATGGATCCGCCGCAGCCGACGCCCGCGGCGACCCGCCACCGGGTCCTCGACGCGCTGCCCGCCGAAGCCGTCGCGGCCTTCGTCGCGGCATCCACCGATCCGGGGTTGTTCGTCGCCGAGCTGCGGCACGTCGGCGGCGCGATCGCGCGTCCCGTCCCGGGTGGTGGGGCGGTGTCGGCCTTCGCGGGGGAGTACATCGTGCACGGGATCGCGGTGGTACCCGTCCCCGAGGCGGCGGTGCCCGCGCGCGGGGCCGTGACCGCGTTCGTCGACGCGTTCGAGCCGTGGACCGGTGACGCTCTCGCGCTCACCTTCCTCGACGGGGGAGTGGATCGGGAGGCAGGCTTCGGCGCGGCTCTCGAGCGGTTGCGCGCCCTGAAGGAGCACTGGGATCCGCAGGACGTGTTCGCCGCGGGGAACCCGGTGGCGTGA
- a CDS encoding type I restriction-modification system subunit M codes for MTPTTKEAQRAELHKTIWRIANDLRGSVDGWDFKSYVLGMLFYRFISENLTAYINASERDAGDTSFDYARLLDSRANFGRRDTVDEKGFFILPSELFQNVRARAATDANLNETLARVFKNIEGSALGTDAEDDLKGLFDDLDVNSSKLGSTVAKRNEKLVKLLDAIGDLPLGNFEDNSIDLFGDAYEYLMQMYASSAGKSGGEYYTPQEVSELLARITVVGKTQVNKVYDPAVGSGSLLLKFAKVLGKDNVRHGFYGQEINLTTYNLARINMFLHDVNYEKFNLAHGDTLIDPAHWDDEPFEAIVSNPPYSIKWDGDANPLLINDPRFAPAGVLAPKSKADLAFTMHILSWLAVNGTAAIVEFPGVLYRGGAEAKIRKYLIDNNYVDAVIQLPPDLFFGTTIATCIIVLKKSKTDNAVLFIDASTEFKRVGNKNKLTEANQQHVLGTFTTRESIDHVATLVSNEGIAANDYNIAVSSYVEQEDIRETVDITELNAEIARIVARQQELRTSIDEIVADLEGTK; via the coding sequence ATGACGCCCACTACGAAAGAAGCGCAGCGCGCGGAGCTCCACAAGACGATCTGGCGGATCGCGAACGATCTGCGCGGGTCCGTCGACGGATGGGACTTCAAGTCGTACGTGCTCGGCATGCTTTTCTACCGGTTCATCTCCGAGAATCTCACCGCATATATCAACGCCAGCGAACGTGACGCCGGGGACACGAGCTTCGATTACGCCCGCCTCCTCGACTCACGCGCAAATTTCGGACGTCGGGACACGGTCGATGAGAAGGGCTTTTTCATCCTTCCTTCCGAGTTGTTCCAAAACGTTCGCGCACGGGCAGCGACCGATGCGAACCTCAACGAGACGCTCGCTCGTGTGTTCAAGAACATCGAAGGCTCTGCACTCGGCACCGATGCCGAAGATGACCTGAAGGGCCTCTTCGACGACCTCGACGTGAACAGCTCGAAGCTGGGTAGCACGGTCGCGAAGCGCAACGAGAAGCTCGTCAAGCTGCTGGATGCGATCGGTGACCTGCCGCTGGGAAACTTCGAGGACAACTCGATCGACCTGTTCGGCGACGCCTACGAGTACCTAATGCAGATGTATGCCTCAAGCGCTGGGAAGTCCGGCGGCGAGTACTACACGCCCCAAGAAGTCTCCGAACTCCTCGCCCGCATCACCGTGGTCGGCAAGACCCAAGTGAACAAGGTCTACGACCCCGCCGTCGGATCCGGCTCACTACTGCTGAAGTTCGCGAAGGTGCTCGGCAAAGACAACGTGCGCCACGGCTTCTACGGCCAGGAGATCAACCTGACCACCTACAACCTCGCGCGGATCAATATGTTCCTGCACGACGTGAACTATGAGAAGTTCAACCTCGCCCACGGAGATACGCTGATCGACCCCGCCCACTGGGACGATGAACCGTTCGAAGCGATCGTCTCCAACCCGCCCTACTCGATCAAATGGGATGGCGACGCCAACCCGCTCCTGATCAACGACCCACGCTTTGCGCCAGCCGGTGTACTCGCGCCGAAGTCGAAAGCCGACCTCGCGTTCACGATGCACATCCTGTCGTGGCTGGCCGTCAACGGCACCGCCGCGATCGTCGAGTTCCCCGGCGTGCTCTACCGCGGGGGAGCAGAAGCCAAGATCCGCAAGTACCTCATTGATAACAACTACGTCGACGCTGTCATCCAACTCCCGCCGGACCTGTTCTTCGGTACCACGATCGCGACCTGCATCATCGTGCTCAAGAAGTCCAAGACCGACAATGCAGTGCTCTTCATCGACGCGTCGACCGAGTTCAAACGCGTCGGCAATAAGAACAAACTCACCGAGGCCAACCAGCAGCACGTCCTCGGCACCTTTACCACCCGAGAGAGCATTGATCATGTCGCGACGCTTGTGTCGAACGAAGGCATCGCGGCCAACGACTACAACATTGCTGTGTCCTCCTACGTCGAGCAAGAAGACATCCGCGAGACAGTCGACATCACTGAGCTTAACGCCGAGATCGCCCGCATCGTCGCCCGCCAGCAAGAACTCCGCACCTCCATCGACGAGATCGTCGCCGACCTGGAGGGCACGAAGTGA
- a CDS encoding type I restriction endonuclease subunit R produces MTDLTPRKYDPIAVSSESTVVAEYIPDAVGAGSYQSEAELERELIRLLESQAYEYVPITSEAQLVANLRAQLEALNSVTFSDAEWDQFFSERIAGANDGIVEKTVRMQEDHVQLLKRDDGSIKNILLIDKQSIHNNRLQVINQYEIGQGDGGAARSNRYDVTVLVNGLPMVHIELKRRGVDIREAFNQIDRYQRDSFWAGSGLFEYVQLFVTSNGTLTKYYSNTTRRQHLSEAAGSKRVRKSSNSFEFTSWWADAQNKPIQDLSAFAKTFFAKHALLNILTKYCVLTADRMLLVMRPYQIVATERILQKIDISTNYKTLGTGAAGGYVWHTTGSGKTLTSFKAAQLASKLPSVDKVLFVVDRKDLDYQTMREYDRFEKGAANSNTSTQVLKKQLEDPNARIIITTIQKLSTFIRANKGHAIYDGHVVIIFDECHRSQFGDMHTAITKAFKRYNLFGFTGTPIFAANSGSGGNPQLQTTEQAFGGKLHTYTIVDAITDKNVLPFRIDYVNTVKVGNVVDKQVSAIDTEKALLAPERISQIVKYALEHFDQKTKRAEHYTLGERRVRGFNALFATASIEAARAYYNHFQIQQEGLSSDRRLKVGLIYSYGANDAVEDGGLDEEGFDTGALNMDARSFLEDAIQDYNDMFGTSFDTSADRFQNYYKDLSLKLKQREIDLVIVVNMFLTGFDATTMNTLFVDKNLRAHGLIQAYSRTNRILNSVKTYGNIVSFRDLEDETNDAIALFGNKDARGVVLLKPYGEYYDDYAEKVTELLSAFPLGQPIIGEAAQKEFIQLFGAILRLQNILASFDEFTGNAILTDRQGQDYRSVYLDLYAEFRKDKDADKEQINDDVVFEIELIKQVEINVDYILMLVQKYRDERGDGDDKEIRAEISRAVDASPTLRNKRDLIEDFVDSLSVDGEIDQEWRAYIAAKREAELETIITDEKLRPDETRVFIETAFRDGQIRTSGTAITKVLPPVSRFSADGGHGEKKQRVIQKLGAFFERFFGLSAGNSPTT; encoded by the coding sequence ATGACCGATTTGACTCCACGTAAATATGATCCGATCGCTGTGTCGTCGGAGAGCACGGTTGTTGCGGAGTACATCCCTGACGCGGTGGGTGCTGGTTCGTATCAGTCGGAGGCGGAGCTCGAGCGTGAGCTGATCCGGCTGCTCGAGTCGCAGGCGTATGAGTATGTGCCGATCACGTCGGAAGCGCAGCTCGTGGCAAACCTCCGTGCTCAGCTTGAAGCCCTGAACTCGGTGACGTTTTCCGATGCTGAGTGGGATCAGTTCTTTTCGGAGCGGATCGCTGGGGCGAACGACGGCATCGTTGAGAAGACGGTGCGCATGCAAGAAGATCACGTCCAGCTGCTCAAGCGTGACGACGGTTCAATCAAGAACATCCTGCTGATTGATAAGCAGAGCATCCACAACAACCGGCTTCAGGTGATCAACCAGTATGAGATCGGCCAGGGGGACGGTGGTGCGGCTCGCTCGAACCGCTATGACGTGACGGTGCTCGTCAACGGTCTGCCGATGGTTCACATCGAGTTGAAACGGCGCGGCGTCGACATCCGTGAGGCGTTCAATCAGATCGACCGCTATCAGCGCGACAGCTTCTGGGCGGGCTCTGGTCTGTTCGAGTACGTGCAGCTCTTCGTGACCAGCAACGGCACGCTCACGAAGTACTACTCCAACACCACTCGTCGACAGCACCTCAGCGAAGCGGCTGGGTCGAAGCGGGTGCGGAAGTCGTCGAACTCGTTCGAGTTCACCTCGTGGTGGGCGGACGCACAAAACAAGCCGATCCAGGATCTGTCTGCGTTTGCGAAGACGTTCTTCGCGAAGCACGCCCTGCTGAACATTCTGACGAAGTACTGCGTGCTCACCGCCGACCGGATGCTGCTGGTTATGCGGCCGTACCAGATCGTCGCGACCGAGCGGATTCTGCAGAAGATCGATATCTCCACGAACTACAAGACCCTCGGCACCGGCGCCGCGGGCGGCTACGTGTGGCACACGACCGGTTCCGGCAAGACCCTGACCTCATTCAAGGCCGCACAGCTCGCTTCGAAGCTCCCGAGCGTGGACAAGGTGCTGTTCGTCGTGGATCGTAAGGATCTCGACTACCAGACGATGCGGGAGTACGACCGTTTCGAGAAGGGCGCGGCGAACTCGAACACTTCGACCCAGGTGTTGAAGAAGCAACTCGAGGACCCGAACGCGCGGATCATCATCACAACGATCCAGAAGCTCTCAACGTTCATCCGTGCGAACAAGGGCCACGCGATTTACGACGGGCATGTCGTGATCATCTTCGACGAGTGTCACCGGTCGCAGTTCGGCGACATGCACACCGCGATCACGAAGGCCTTCAAGCGGTACAACCTTTTTGGCTTCACGGGCACCCCGATCTTCGCGGCGAACTCCGGTAGTGGCGGGAATCCGCAGCTGCAGACGACCGAGCAGGCGTTCGGTGGGAAGTTGCACACGTACACGATCGTTGATGCGATCACCGATAAGAACGTGCTGCCGTTTCGGATCGACTACGTCAACACGGTCAAGGTCGGCAATGTCGTCGACAAGCAAGTCTCGGCGATCGATACCGAGAAGGCGCTGCTCGCCCCGGAGCGGATCAGTCAGATTGTGAAGTACGCGCTGGAGCACTTCGACCAGAAGACGAAGCGTGCCGAGCATTACACGCTCGGGGAGCGCCGCGTGCGTGGTTTCAACGCGCTGTTCGCGACCGCATCTATCGAGGCTGCTCGTGCGTACTACAACCACTTCCAGATCCAGCAAGAGGGTCTTTCGTCGGATCGGCGGTTGAAGGTCGGCCTGATCTACTCCTACGGCGCGAACGACGCCGTGGAAGACGGCGGGCTCGACGAAGAGGGCTTCGACACCGGCGCGTTGAACATGGACGCGCGGTCGTTCCTGGAAGACGCGATCCAGGACTACAACGACATGTTCGGCACGTCATTCGACACCTCCGCCGACCGGTTCCAGAACTACTACAAAGACCTCTCGCTCAAGTTGAAGCAGCGCGAGATCGACCTGGTCATCGTCGTGAACATGTTCCTCACCGGCTTCGACGCGACCACGATGAACACCCTGTTCGTCGACAAGAACCTGCGCGCACACGGGCTGATCCAGGCCTACTCGCGCACGAACCGCATCCTGAACTCCGTGAAGACCTACGGCAACATCGTCAGCTTCCGTGACCTTGAAGACGAGACGAACGATGCGATCGCGCTGTTCGGCAACAAGGATGCTCGCGGTGTGGTACTTCTCAAGCCGTACGGCGAGTACTACGACGACTACGCCGAGAAGGTCACCGAACTGCTCAGCGCCTTCCCGCTCGGTCAGCCGATCATCGGCGAAGCTGCTCAGAAGGAGTTCATCCAGCTGTTCGGTGCGATCCTGCGGTTGCAGAACATCCTCGCCTCGTTCGACGAGTTCACCGGCAACGCAATCCTCACCGACCGGCAGGGTCAGGACTACCGCAGCGTCTACCTCGACCTGTATGCGGAGTTCCGCAAAGACAAGGACGCCGACAAGGAACAGATCAACGATGACGTGGTCTTCGAGATCGAGCTGATTAAGCAGGTCGAGATCAACGTCGACTACATCCTCATGCTCGTCCAGAAGTATCGGGATGAACGTGGTGACGGTGACGACAAGGAGATTCGCGCCGAGATCTCCCGCGCCGTGGACGCCAGCCCGACGTTGCGCAACAAGAGGGACCTCATCGAAGACTTCGTAGACTCGCTCTCCGTGGATGGTGAGATAGACCAGGAATGGCGGGCATACATCGCAGCCAAGCGCGAGGCCGAACTCGAGACGATCATCACCGACGAGAAGCTGCGACCCGATGAGACTCGCGTCTTCATCGAGACCGCCTTTCGCGACGGCCAGATCCGTACGAGCGGCACCGCGATCACCAAGGTGCTGCCGCCGGTATCGCGGTTCTCTGCTGACGGCGGCCACGGTGAGAAGAAACAGCGCGTTATCCAGAAGCTCGGAGCGTTCTTCGAGCGATTCTTCGGGTTGTCCGCGGGGAACTCGCCGACGACATAG